A region of the Haemophilus parainfluenzae genome:
GTTGCGCCTGTTGATGGTGTAATTGGTAAAATTTTTGAAACTAATCATGCTTTCTCAATGGAATCAAAAGAGGGAGTTGAATTATTTGTTCACTTCGGTATTGATACTGTTGAGTTGAAAGGTGAAGGGTTTACCCGAATTGCTCATGAAGGCCAAAACGTAAAACGTGGTGATACAATTATTGAATTTTATTTACCAACATTAGAATCAAAAGCCAAATCAGTTTTAACACCAGTGGTTATCTCTAACATGGATGAAATTTCATCTATTGAGAAAAAATCGGGCGAAGCGATTGCTGGAGAATCTATTGTTCTAACTTTAAAGAAATAAGATTCACTGATTAAAAGATCCGCTTTAAATGAGCGGATTTTTTTATACTTATTCTTTTTGAGGAAGGTAAAAATGATTTATCGATTAACGGGCCAAGTACAGCATTATGCATGGGGCGGAAAAAACTATATTGCCTCACTGATTGGATTATATTTAGCGAAAGATCAACCTTGTGCTGAATGGTGGTTAGGCGCGCATCCATCAGCACCTTCTGAAATTGAGAATGTAACAGGTAAACAATCCCTTATTGAATTTTTATCGCAAAATCCGACCGCACTTGGGCAAGCAAGCCGCCAGCAATTTGGTGATGAACTCCCTTATTTGTTAAAAATTTTAGATGTTGAAAAACCGTTGTCGATTCAATTGCATCCAACTAAAGCACAAGCTGAAAAGGGATTTGAGGCTGAAAATGCAAAAGGTGTATCACTCACTGATAGCACACGGACTTATAAAGACCGAAATCACAAACCAGAAATGATGATTGCCTTATCTGATTTTTGGCTTTTACATGGTTTTAAAACAAAATCTCAAATACTTGCCACATTAAATGTGCGCCCCTCTTTGCAACCTTTGGCTGAGAAACTTGGCACACAAAACCTTGCTGAATTTTATGCGGATGTAATGTTGGCGGATCAATCCACGCTCGCAAATTGGCTATTACCTATTATTGAAGCTAACCAACAGCCTTATAAAAATGGCGAGTTGGCGTTAGATAACCCTGATTATTGGGTGCTATATACGATGGAAGCCATGGCGATTTCACCTGAAAAATTAGATGCAGGCTTAGTGTGTTTTTATCTCTTTAATATTGTGCATTTAAAAGAAGGAGAGGGCATTTTCCAAGATGCGGGTATTCCTCATGCTTATCTTCGCGGACAAAACGTGGAGTTAATGGCCTGTTCTGACAATGTGATTCGTGGTGGCTTAACACCAAAATATGTCGATATTGTCGAATTATTAAAAATTGTGGATTGTCGTGAAGTAACACCTCAAATTATCTCAGCGGCACCTCAAAATCAGTCAGAATTTACTTATAAAACGCCAGTAAACGATTTTGCTTTAGCTCAAATTCGTGTTGAACCAGAACAGCATACTAAAGTAAATCTTCAAAGTGCGGGTATTTTGTTAGTGATGCGAGGCGAGCTAAAAATACAAGAAAAATCAGCTACACTTACCTTGAAACAAGGTGAGTCAGCATTCATTACAGCGGATTCTAACGTTGAGATAATGAGTGAAAAAGGCGGTTATGTCTTCTTGGCAAAATTGCCATAAAAATTAATGTGATAAGTATCACGATTTGTAAACTTATCGCTAGATTAGTCGAAGATTTTAGGTATAGTGAGCGTCATTCAGGCGCCCTTTTTTATGTGTCTAAATTGCATTGGGAGTTTTTATGTTGTTGCCTCGCTATTTTGAAGATCCGCAAACCTTGCACGTGAATACCACACCACATCACGCTTATTTTATTCCTTTTTCTTCAACTGAAAGTGCGGTCAAAAAGACACGAGAATTTTCCCCTTACTTTACCTTACTAAATGATGAATGGGATTTTGCTTATTTTGAAAGCTATACTCACTTGCCTCAAGATTTCCTTCATTTTTCCTTTACGGATAAAATCCCCGTTCCTTCCAATTGGCAAAATTATGGTTACGATAATCATCAATATACCAACGTAAATTATCCTTTCCCTTTTGATCCCCCTTATGTGCCCATTGAAAATCCTTGTGGTTTGTATCATCGCGTTTTTAATGTCGAAATCAATGCCGAAAAACGGTATCTCTTAAATTTTGAAGGGGTAGATAGCTGCTTATTTGTCTATGTGAATCAACAATTTGTGGGCTACAGCCAAATTAGTCATTGCACCAGTGAATTTGATATCACTGACTTTTTACAACAAGGGGAAAACCACTTACATGTTCTCGTGTTGAAATGGTGTGATGGCAGTTACTTGGAAGACCAAGACAAATTCCGAATGTCTGGTATTTTCCGAGATGTTTATCTATTAGAACGAGAAAAAAATTACTTACAAGATTTCTTCATTCAAACGCAATTTAATCAAGAATTTACCAAGGCTCGATTACATGTGGCCTGTCAGTTTACAGAATGTGAACAACCTATTTCTTGGCAATTATTTGATCCTCAAGGTAAATTGATAACTGAACAAGAGGGACATGCTTTTCATGCTGAAATTGAAAGTGCACAATTATGGCATGCGGAGAACCCTCGTTTATACACGTTGATTTTGCAATATGGATCAGAGGTGATTTGCCAAAAGGTCGGCTTGCGTCATATCGAAGTGAAGAATGGGGTAATGTTATTTAATGGGCAAGCGATTAAGTTTAAAGGTGTTAATCGCCATGATAGCGATCTGAAAACGGGTTATGTCATTAGTCGAGAACAAGCATTGCAAGATTTACGCTTAATGAAACAGCATAATTTTAATGCCATTCGCACAGCGCATTATCCTAATGCCCCTTGGTTTACAGAATTGTGTGATGAATATGGTTTTTATGTGATTGCGGAAAGTGATATTGAATCACACGGCACGAATGCAGTCTATGTTGAGTCACCCGAAACCAGTATTTTGTTAGGGGTAAAAACAGAGATTGATCATGAAGCAATTCGTCAAAAAACAATCGACAATTATTGCTATATGGCTCGAAGCCCTGAATTTAATCAAGCCATTTTAGACCGCACTTATGCCAATATTGAGCGAGATAAAAATCGGCCTTCTGTTGTGATTTGGTCATTGGGAAATGAAAGTGGCTACGGTGAGAATTTTGAGCAAGCGGCCGCTTGGGTAAAACAACGTGATCCAAGTCGTTTAGTGCATTATGAAAATGCGATCTTTCAACATTCAGCCCATCAAAATGATACATCCAATTTAGATTTTCATAGCGAAATGTACACCAGCACGGAAGAATTGGATGCTTATTTTGCCGATGCCCAAAATCAAAAGCCGTATCTTTTCTGTGAATATTTGCATGCGATGGGGAATTCTTGCGGGGACACGGAAGATTATTTCCAAACTATGGAACGACATGCAGGCGCTTGTGGTGGATTTGTGTGGGAGTGGTGTAATCATTCGCCTTATTTGCCAAATTCAAGCAAGATGGGCTATGGCGGGGATTTTAATGACACACCGAATGACGGTAATTTTTGTGCCGATGGATTAGTGACGGCAGACCGTCAAATTCAAAGCAATTTGTTGGAATACAAAAATGTGTATCGTCCACTTCGTGCTACCTTAAAAAATGGTCATGTTGAACTCAAAAATTATTTGGATTTTACAGATGCGGCAGAGGCCATTTCGATTCATTATCAAATCACCGAAGATTTTGCTGTTATACAAGAAGGTCAAATAGATGATTTAAACATTGCGCCAAAATCAACCGCACTTTTGCCTTTAATATTGCCAACAAGTAGCGGTTCATTACAAATGTTGACCTTAACCTATCATCAAAAAACAGAAGCAGGTTTAATTCCCCGAGGCTATTGTTTGGGATTTGATCAGATTATTTTGTCGGCGCAATCACAATTATCCACAAATGAACTCAAATCAAATATCCAAT
Encoded here:
- the crr gene encoding PTS glucose transporter subunit IIA; its protein translation is MGLFDKLFGSKENKSVEVEIYAPLSGEIVNIEDVPDVVFSEKIVGDGIAIRPTGNKIVAPVDGVIGKIFETNHAFSMESKEGVELFVHFGIDTVELKGEGFTRIAHEGQNVKRGDTIIEFYLPTLESKAKSVLTPVVISNMDEISSIEKKSGEAIAGESIVLTLKK
- the manA gene encoding mannose-6-phosphate isomerase, class I, yielding MIYRLTGQVQHYAWGGKNYIASLIGLYLAKDQPCAEWWLGAHPSAPSEIENVTGKQSLIEFLSQNPTALGQASRQQFGDELPYLLKILDVEKPLSIQLHPTKAQAEKGFEAENAKGVSLTDSTRTYKDRNHKPEMMIALSDFWLLHGFKTKSQILATLNVRPSLQPLAEKLGTQNLAEFYADVMLADQSTLANWLLPIIEANQQPYKNGELALDNPDYWVLYTMEAMAISPEKLDAGLVCFYLFNIVHLKEGEGIFQDAGIPHAYLRGQNVELMACSDNVIRGGLTPKYVDIVELLKIVDCREVTPQIISAAPQNQSEFTYKTPVNDFALAQIRVEPEQHTKVNLQSAGILLVMRGELKIQEKSATLTLKQGESAFITADSNVEIMSEKGGYVFLAKLP
- a CDS encoding glycoside hydrolase family 2 TIM barrel-domain containing protein gives rise to the protein MLLPRYFEDPQTLHVNTTPHHAYFIPFSSTESAVKKTREFSPYFTLLNDEWDFAYFESYTHLPQDFLHFSFTDKIPVPSNWQNYGYDNHQYTNVNYPFPFDPPYVPIENPCGLYHRVFNVEINAEKRYLLNFEGVDSCLFVYVNQQFVGYSQISHCTSEFDITDFLQQGENHLHVLVLKWCDGSYLEDQDKFRMSGIFRDVYLLEREKNYLQDFFIQTQFNQEFTKARLHVACQFTECEQPISWQLFDPQGKLITEQEGHAFHAEIESAQLWHAENPRLYTLILQYGSEVICQKVGLRHIEVKNGVMLFNGQAIKFKGVNRHDSDLKTGYVISREQALQDLRLMKQHNFNAIRTAHYPNAPWFTELCDEYGFYVIAESDIESHGTNAVYVESPETSILLGVKTEIDHEAIRQKTIDNYCYMARSPEFNQAILDRTYANIERDKNRPSVVIWSLGNESGYGENFEQAAAWVKQRDPSRLVHYENAIFQHSAHQNDTSNLDFHSEMYTSTEELDAYFADAQNQKPYLFCEYLHAMGNSCGDTEDYFQTMERHAGACGGFVWEWCNHSPYLPNSSKMGYGGDFNDTPNDGNFCADGLVTADRQIQSNLLEYKNVYRPLRATLKNGHVELKNYLDFTDAAEAISIHYQITEDFAVIQEGQIDDLNIAPKSTALLPLILPTSSGSLQMLTLTYHQKTEAGLIPRGYCLGFDQIILSAQSQLSTNELKSNIQSISVSEYANLISVKAADIEYQFDQYKGTIQQISKDGEPWLNQPADFNIWRAPLDNDSLMKAHWLAAGYDRATSRVYDYRLTKQESAVEITFKLGLVAVSKARILTLNVVYRIEQNGLLRINIHAEKQPHLPFLPRFGLRFFLNQGFNQVEYVGYGPTESYLDKHHATTFGRYKTTPESNHVPYLKPQENGSHYGCRELKVANLSDCFTVQSGMSFSMNISPYSQEELGSKKHQYDLEKSSSTILCVDYKMSGVGSNSCGPALKAQYRLNETEWDWAISLQIK